The segment CATCAAGCAGGGGGATTATGGTAAGTCAGTGGGCAACAAGTAATACATAAGGAGTGTGAATGGAATTATAATTTACAGCATAGCAAATGAACCCATACAGCTAAATGTTGATTCTCTTGAACAATCAAACTTGGATAATCTAAACCTGCATAGAGCTATACTAAATAAAGAGAATTTATGCGGAGCAAGTTTAATCGGAACAAATTTACGTGGTGCTGAGTTAAGAGAGGCAAATTTAAGCAGAGCGAATCTAACAAGTGCTTTATTAATGGTGGCGATACTTGAAAATTCTAATTTGGAGTCTTCAAACCTTACAAACGCAAAGCTAA is part of the Paenibacillus sp. FSL M7-0420 genome and harbors:
- a CDS encoding pentapeptide repeat-containing protein encodes the protein MNGIIIYSIANEPIQLNVDSLEQSNLDNLNLHRAILNKENLCGASLIGTNLRGAELREANLSRANLTSALLMVAILENSNLESSNLTNAKLTGAILSNANLNNAILVGTDVWKTDFKGAKLMGANMMCERMQDCLLEGALFNDNTVWPLGFDPLEYGAIKAQN